The sequence below is a genomic window from Gaiellales bacterium.
CGCTTCGGCCGCTACCTGGAGGACTTCCAGGTCGGCGACGTCTACAAGCACTGGCCCGGCAAGACCATCACCGAGGCCGACGACCACCTGTTCTGCATGATCACGATGAACCACCATCCGCTGCACACCGACGCCCACTACGCCGAGACCGAGACGCAGTTCAAAAAGAACGTCGTGGTCGGCAACCTGGTGTACTCGCTCGTTCTGGGGATGAGCGTGCCGGACGTCTCGGGCAAGGCGATCGCGAACCTCGAGGTGGAGTCGCTGAAGCACGCCAAGCCGACCTTCCACGGCGACACGATCTACGCGCAGACGACGGTCGTCGACGTCGTGCCGTCGCGCTCCAAGCCCGACCGCGGCGTGGTCACCGTCGACACGATCGGGACGAACCAGCGCGGCGACGTCGTGTGCGAGTTCCGCCGCAAGGTGCTCGTGCCGAAGCGCAACCCGGGCTGACCGGCCGGGAGTACGCTCCGTGGCGATGGACGCTGCCATCTCGGTCGCCGGGCTGACCAAGCGCTACGGCGGCCGCACCGTCGTCGACGGCGTCACGTTCGAGGTGCGGCGGGGCGAGTCGTTCGGCATCCTCGGGCCGAACGGCGCGGGCAAGACGACGACGCTCGAGATGATCGAGGGTCTGCGCCAGCCCGATGACGGCGAGATCACGCTCCTGGGCGAGCCGGTGTGGCCCGACCCGCGCCGGATCCAGGCCCGGATCGGCGTCCAGCTCCAGTCGACGTCGCTCTTCGACATGCTGACGGCGCGCGAGCTGCTCGAGCTCTTCGCGAAGTTCTACCTGCGCCCGGACGCCGCGGAGCGCACCCGGATCGCCCTCGAGCTGGTCGGGCTCGAGGCGAAGGCCGACGACTACGCCAAGCGGCTCTCCGGCGGCCAGCAGCAGCGGCTCGCGATCGCCCTCGCCCTCGTCCATGACCCGGACATCGTCTTCCTCGACGAGCCCACCACGGGCCTCGACCCGCAGGCGCGGCGAAACCTCTGGGACGTCATCCGCTCGATCAACGCCGACCAGGGCAAGACGGTGGTGCTCACGACCCACTACCTGGAGGAAGCCGAGCAGCTGTGCCAGCGGGTGGCGATCATGGACGAGTCGCGCATCGTCGCCCTCGACACGCCCGCCGGCCTGATCGCGACGCTCGACGCCGACGCCCGCGTCTCCTACACCGATACCTCCGGCGACCACACCGTCTACGTCCGCGACGTCCAGACCACCGTGCTCGAGATCCTCGAGCGGGCCCAAAAGAGCGGCGACACCATCGAGAACCTGGCGGTGCGCGGCGCCGACCTCGAGGACGTGTTCATGCAGCTGACCGGCCGGGAGTACCGCGAGTGAACCCGGGCCGCTTTCTCGCCACCACCGGGGCGCAGCTGCGGATGACGTTCCGGCGCCGGATCACGCTCTTCTGGGCGCTCCTCTTCCCGATGATCCTGATGACGCTGCTCGGCCTGCTCTTCGGCCGCTCGATCAACGCCGGCACGATCGCCGTCGCCCCCGTCAACTCGCCGGCCCCGCAGGCGGTCGTGCGCGTGCTCGAGCACACCAAGGGCGTGACGGTGAAGACGGCCTCGAGCCCTGCGGAGGCGATCCACCAGGTGAAGAACGGGGACCGCGACGCGGCCATCGTGTTCGAGCCGGCGGCCGGGGGGACGTTCGTGGTGCGGCTGTACACATCGAACACGTCCGCCGACCAGGCCGGCATCATCAAGGGGATCGTCTCGGGCGCCGCCGACGGGGTCGCCGTGGCGAAGACCGGGCAGGAACCGGCGCTGCGCTTCGAGCCGGCGTCCGTGGACTCGTCCTCGCTCAGCTACATCGACTTCCTGCTGCCGGGCATCCTGGCCATCTCGATCATGATCTCGGCCGTCATCGGCCTCTCGACGATCATGGTGGACTGGCGCCAGCGCGGGATCCTGCGGCGGCTGAAGCTGACCCCGATCCCGCTCTCGGAGTTCTTCGCCGCCCGGATCACGGCCTCGCTCGTCGTCGCCATGCTGCAGCTGGTCGTGCTGCTCGCGTTCGGCCGGTTCGTGTTCGGCATCCAGATCTCCTCGACCGCGTGGGCGGCGATCCCGGTGGCGCTGGCCGGCTGCCTGTGCTTCCTGGCGATGGGCTTCGCGATCGGCTCGGTGGTGTCGAACCCCGAGACCGGCGACGCCGTCTCGAACGTGATCACGAACCCGATGATGTTCCTCTCCGGCACGTTCTTCCCGGTCGCGGCGATGCCGACATACGTCCAGGCGATCGCCCGCGTCCTGCCGCTCTATTACATGGCGAACGGGCTCCGCGACACGACCGTGAGAGGGCTCTCGATCACGCATGTAATTCCGGACATCGCGGTACTGTTGCTCGTGACCGCAATTTTGTCGGTTGTTGCGCTGCGGTCGTTCCGGTGGGAGCCTTCGATCTAGCTTGGTTAGGGGGACGCAAGTGCGCTACGAACACGTCATCGTCGGTGGCGGTCTGGCCGGTGGCATGGTCGCCCAGGAGTTCCGCGAGCGGGGCGGCGACGGATCCGTCCTGATCGTTGCGCGGGAGGCGCACACGCCGTATCACCGCCCGCCCCTGACGAAGGGCTACCTGCGCGGCGAGGCCGGCCCCGACGAGGTGTTCATGCACCCGGACGAGTGGTGGAAGGAGCAGTCGGTCGACGTCCGCACCGGCACCGAGGCGACGGCCCTCGACACGTCGGCGCACACGGTGACCGTCGGCGGCGACACGGTCGAGTACGGCAAGCTCGTCCTCGCGACCGGCGCGACGCCGCGCAGGCTTCCCGACACCGTCGCGATCCGCACCGTCGACGACTCCGACTCGCTCGCGAAGAAGCTCGACGCCGGCTCGGGCCACCTGGGCGTGATCGGCGGCGGCTTCATCGGCGTCGAGGCGGCGGCCAGCGCCCGCATGAAGGGCTGGGACGTGACCATGGCCGTGCCCGAGAACGTCGTGTGGGAGCACCTCTTCGGCGCCGAGGTGGCGGCCTACTTCCAGCGCCACCTGGAGGAGCATGGGGTCAAGGTGCACACGGGGACGAGGGAGCTCCCCGACGGGAACTACGACGTGAAGCTGGCCGGGATCGGCGTGACACCGAACACGCAGCTCGCCGAGGCCGCGGGCCTCACGGTGTCGAACGGCGTCGAGACCGACGAGCACCTGCGCGCGGACGACGACGTGTGGGCCATCGGCGACATCGCCAACTACCAGAGCGTCATCCACGGGAAGCGGATGCGGATCGAGCACTGGGACGTCGCTCTCAATCAGGGCTCCTACGTCGGCCGCACCTGGGCGGGCAAGGAGGACGGCGCCTACGCGGTCGTGCCCTACTTCTTCTCCGACCTCGGCGACTGGACGTGGTTCGAGTACGTCGGGCCCGGCAGCGGCCGCGTCGACGTGCGCGGCTCGATGGACTCCGACGACTTCGTCGCCTACTACCTGGACGACTCCGACCAGGTGGTGGCCTGCCTGGGCGTGAACCGAAGCGACGACGTCGAGGCGGCGAAGGCGCTCATCACCGAGCACCACTCGGCGCCGGCGGCGTAACCGGGGTCAGACCCCACGCAAAAAGCGTCACAGAACTGTCACGCGGTCCGTTCGGGGTCTGACCCCGATTAGACCGCTGTGACGGCCGGCGCGAGGCTGCGCACGTAGCCGGCGATGTGCTCGACCGTCACGACCGGGAGGCCGTGGCGGCGGCAGAACGCCTGCAGCTCGCGGCCGCGGGCCATCGTGCCGTCGTCGTTCATGACCTCGCACAGCACCCCGCCGGGCGTGAGCCCGGCCAGCCGGGTCAGGTCGACGGCGGCCTCGGTCTGGCCGCGCCGCTCGAGCACGCCGCGGCGGCGCGCCCGCAGCGGGAACACGTGGCCGGGCCGGACGAGGTCGGCCGGGCGCGTGGCCGGGTCGACGGCGACCCGGATCGTGCGCGCCCGGTCGGCGGCCGAGATGCCGGTGGTCACGCCGGTGGCCGCCTCGATCGAGACGGTGAAGCCGGTGGCGTCGGTGCCGTCGTTGGCGGGCACCATCAGCGGCAGCTCGAGCTCGTCGCAGCGCTCCTCGGGGAGCGAGACGCAGATCAGCCCGCGGGCGTTGCAGGCCATGAACGCGACCGCCTCCGGCGTCACGAGCTCGGCCGCCATGCAGAGGTCGCCCTCGTCCTCCCGATCGGGGTCGTCACACACGACGACCATCCCGCCGGACTGGAGCTGTTCGAGCGCGCGAGCGAGCGAGCCGGGCATTTCGGGAGCGGCGCTCACGGGCGGCGGATGATAGCGCAGAGGCCCCGGCGAACCGGTCAGATCTGGGCGGCGGAGGCGGGCCGGTAGGCGCCGAACTGCGACCGCAGCGTGGCGCAGATCTCGCCCAGCGTCGCCTCGGCGGAGACGGCGGCGATGATCGCCGGCATCAGGTTCTCGGTCCCGGCCGCGGCCCCCTGGAGCGCGGCCAGCGCAGACGCGACGGCGGCACCGTCGCGCTCGGCCCGAAGCGTCTCCAGGCGCCGTCGCTGGTCGGCGGCCAGCTGCGGCGGCACGTCGAAGCGCTCGGGCAGAACGGCCGTGTCGTCGACGAACGCGTTCACGCCCACGACGACGTCCTCGCCGGAGGCGACCCGGCGCTCGCGCTCGTAGGCCTCGTCGGCGATCACGCGCTGGTAGAAGCCGGTCTCGATCGCCGCGACGGCGCCGCCCATGTCGTCGATCTGGCCGATCAGCTCGCGCGCCTCCCGCTCCAGCCGGTCGGTCAGCCCCTCGACGTGCCACGAGCCGCCCATCGGGTCGGCGACGTCGGTGATCCCGAACTCGTTCTGGAGCATCTGCTGGGTGCGCACCGCGAGCGTCTGGGCGTGTTGCGTCGGGATCGCGATCGCCTCGTCGAAGCACGAGAGCGCCATCGACTGCACCCCGCCGAGCGCCGCGGCCAGCGCCTGCACCGCCGCCCGCACGATGTTGTTCTCGGGCTGCTGCAGCGTGAGGGCCGAGCCGGCGGTCTGTGTGTGCGTGCGCAGCATCATCGACCGCGGGTCGCGGGCGCCGAAGCGGTCGCGCATGACGTGGGCCCACAGCCGCCGCAGCGCGCGGTACTTGGCGATCTCCTCGAAGAAGTCCATCTGCGTGTTGAAGATCCACGAGAGCCGGGGCGCGAAGGCGTCGACGTCGACACCGCGCTCGGTCACCGCAGACACGTAGGCGATCGCATTCGCGACCCCGAAGGCCATCTCCTGGGCGGCTGTGCAGCCGGCTTCGCGCATGTGGTAGCCGGACAGCGAGATCGCGTTGAAGCGCGGCGCCGCGGTCGTCGACCACTCGATCACGTCGGCCGCCAGCCGCAGCGACGGCCGTGGCGGGTACATGTAGGTGCCGCGGGCGACGTACTCCTTGAGGACGTCGTTCTGGGCCGTGCCGCGGATGCGCGACGGGTCGCGGCCCTGGCGCTCGCAGGCCACGTAGTACATGGCCACCAGCGCCGCCGCGGGCGCATTGATCGTCATCGACGTCGACGCCTCGTCGAGCGGGATGCCGGCGAACACCTCCTCCATGTCGCGCACGGAGTCGATGGCGACGCCGACGCGGCCGACCTCACCCTCGGCCATCGGGTCGTCGGAGTCCATCCCCATCTGGGTGGGCAGGTCGAACGCGGTCGAGAGCGCCGGCTGGCCCTGCTCGATCAGGAACCGGAAGCGGCGGTTGGTCTCGTCGGCGGTGCCGAAGCCGGCGTACTGGCGGATCGACCAGGGCCGGCCGGCGTACATGTCGCGGTGGATGCCGCGCGTGAACGGGAACTCGCCCGGGTCGCCCAGGTCGCGGGCGTAGTCGGGATGGGCGTCGTCAGGTGTGGCGAAGCGGCGCTCGCTCACTCCCGCCGGCCCTCTCCCTCGCGCTCGGCGCCCACCAGCACGACCATCTTGCCGACGTGCTCGTTGCACTTCATCATCTGGTGCGGCACCGGGCACTCCGCGAACGGGAACACCTTCGAGAGCACCGGCTGGATCTTGCCCTCCGCGATCAGGTGGTTGGCCCGCTGGCACTCGTAGGCGTTGGCGAAGTGGCTGCCGAGGATCGACTTCTGCCGCATCCACAGGTAGCGCACGTCGAAGTCGAGCTGGAAGCCGGACGTCGCCCCGCAGATCACGACCGTGCCGAACGTGCGGCAGACGAAGACGCTCGTGAAGAAGGTGGCGGCGCCGACGTGCTCGAAGACGACGTCGCAGTCCACGCCGCCGGTGAGGCCGCGGATCGCGCCGCCGAAGCGCTTGATCTCGTCGAAGTTGCGCTCGCCCGTGTCGGGGTCGGCCAGCGCGAACTCGCGCCGGTCGAGGACGGCGGCGGCGCCCAGCTCGCGCACCAGGCCGACCTTGTCGTCCGAGGAGACCACCGCGATCGCGTTCGCCCCGTGGAGGGCGCACAGCTGCACCGCGAACGTCCCCAGGCCGCCGCCGGCGCCCCAGACGAGCACGTTGTCGCCGGGCCGGATCCGGGCCCGGTCGACCAGCATTCGGTAGGCGGTGAAGTACGTGAGCCCGTACGACGCCGCCTCCTCCCACGTCAGCCGCGGCGGCTTCGGCAAGAGCTGCTGGGCCTGAACGAGGCAGTGCTCGGCGAAGCTGCCCCAGTTCGACTCGTACGCCCAGATGCGCTGACGCGTGCAGGCCATCGGGTCGCGGCCGTTGCACTCGGCGCACTCGCCGCAGCTCTGGTTGCAGTGGATGACGACCTCGTCGCCCTCCTTCCACCGGGTCACGCCCGGGCCGACGGCGTCGACGATCCCCGACGCGTCGGAGCCGGCGATGTGGAAGTCGTAGCCCGTGTAGCGGAAGATCGAGACCGGCAGGCCGGCCGCCGCCCACACGCCGTTGTAATTCACGCCGGCGGCCATGACCCGCACGCGCACCTCGCCGGGGCCGGGCTCGGGGACGTCGATCGTCTCGAGCTGCATCGCCTGCATCGGGTCGCCCAGCCGGTCGGGCCGGATCACCCAGGCGTCCATCGTGCCGGCGGAACTCATGGCTTATCGTACCGCCGCGCGCCGCAGCTCCCGGCGCCGAGCCGTCGCGCCGGCCACGGCCAGCTGGCCGCAGGCCGCCTCGATGTCGCCGCCGTGGGAGCGGCGGTAGCTCGAGGCGACACCCCGCCGGCGCAGCTCGGCCGCGAACGCCTCGACCCGGTCGGGGGAGGAGCCGCGGTAGCCGGCTGCGGTGGGGTTGTAGGCGATCAGGTTCACGTGGAAGCCCTCGCCGACGCCCAGCAGGCGGGCGAGCTGGGCGGCCTCGGCGGCGGAGTCGTTGACGCCGTCGAGCAGGAGGTACTCCACGAAGATACGGCGGCCGGTGCGGGCGCGATAGTCGCGGCAGGCGCGCATCAGCCGGGCGAGCGGGAAGCGCTTGGTCACCGGCATCAGCGTCGTCCGCAGCTCGTCGGTCGGCGCGTGCAAGGAGAGCGCGAGCCGCAGCTGCAGCGGCTCGGAGGCCAGGCGCTCGATCCCCGGCACCCAGCCGGCCGTCGAGATGGCGACGTGGCGGGCGCCCAGGCCGTACCCGTCGGGGTCGGTGATCGTGCGGCAGGCGGCGAGCACCGCGTCGTAGTTCAGAAACGGCTCGCCCATCCCCATCATCACGACGTTCCCGATCCGGCCGGCGCCCGAGTCACGCACGAGCCGGGCCAGGACGAGCAGCTGCTCGACGATCTCCCCGGAGGTCAGGTTGCGGCCGAGGCCCATCGCGCCGGTGGCGCAGAACGTGCACTGGAGCGGGCAGCCGGACTGCGACGAGAGGCAGGCGGTGCGGCGGTTTCGGTGCCGCATCACCACGGCCTCGAGCGGGAAGCCGTCGGCGGTGGCGAGCCCGAGCTTGATCGTCCCGTCGCGCGACTCGCGCGTGTCGGTGACGGTGAGCTCGTGCAGCGGCGCCACCTCGGAGAGCCGCTCGCGCAGCGCCGCGGGCAGCGCGGTCAGCTCGCCGTAGCCGCCGGCGAGGCCGCGGGTGGCGCCCTCGTAGACCTGCCGGAATCGGTACGCGGGCTCGCCTCGATCGGCCAGGATCGTGCGGATCTTTTCGAAATCCATCGTGGTAGTGTGGCCGCAAACCCCCGTATGGAGGTGCAGATGCCTACCAAAATTCGCACTGACAAGGTCGCCGAGCAGCTCACGCCCATCGTCAACCGCGTCAAGGACGACGACGAGCTGCGCGCACACGCGAAGACCGCGCTCGACTCGGCGAAGACCATCTACAGCAAGGTCCAGTCCGACGGCGCCCGCAAGGCGGCGACGAACAAGCAGGTCACCGACGAGGTCGTGAAGGCCGCGACGGAGCTGCGGCTCACCGCCGAGCGCCTGACCGGCAAGACGAAGCGCAAGAGCCACAAGCTGCGCAAGCTCGTGATCGGCGCGGTCGTCGCCGGTGCCGCTGCGGTCGGCCTGAAGAAGATCCTGAGCCGGGACGAGGACGAGTTCGAGTACGAGGCGTAGCGGCGGCCCTGCCGGCCTCGGAAGGAGGCCACGATGACTGAGGCGACCCGCGAGGCGGCCGAGGCCGCCATCGATGTCCTGCTGCAGGAGCGGCGTGAGTTCCCGCCCTCCGCGGAGTTCGCATCCGGCGCGGTCGCCACGGATCCCGGCGTCTACGACGAGGCGGACGCCGACCTCGACGGCTTCTGGCTGAAGCGCACCAGCGAGTCCCTGACGTGGGCGACGCCGCCCACGAAGGGGCTCGACTGGAATCCGCCCCACTGCACCTGGTTCGCCGACGGCGCCCTGAACGTCAGCGCCAACTGCCTCGACCGCCACGTCGAGGCCGGCCGCGGCGCAAAGGTCGCCTACCACTTCGTCCCCGAGCCCGAGGGCGAGGACGACCGCGCGATCACCTACGCCGACCTGCTGGCCGACGTCTGCCGCTTCGCGAACGCCCTGCGCGGGCTCGGGATCGGGAAGGGCGACGTCGTCGGCCTCTACATGGGCATGGTGCCCGAGCTGGCGGTGGCGATGCTGGCCTGCGCCCGGATCGGTGCGCCGCACGTCGTCGTCTTCGGCGGGTTCTCGGCCGAGGCGCTCGGCGAACGGCTCGAGTCGACCGGCGCGAAGCTGCTCGTCACGCAGGACGAGGCCTGGCGCAAGGGCGGGCGCGTGCCGCTCAAGGTCACCGCGGACGCCGCGGTCGAACTCGCGCCCACCGTCGAGCACATGGTGGTGCTGCGGCGCACGGGCGCCGACGTGCCGATGAAGGACGGCCGCGACCTCGACTGGGCCGCGTTCGTCGACGGCCAGGCCGACACGTGCCCGGCGGAGCCGATGGAGGCCGAGCACATGCTCTTCGCGCTCCACACGTCGGGGACGACGGCGAAGCCGAAGGCGGTCGTGCACACGTCCGGCGGCTACCTCACCTACGTGTCCCTCACCCACCGCTGGATCTTCGACGTCAAGGACGACGACGTCTACTGGTGCGCGGCCGACATCGGCTGGGTGACCGGCCACAGCTACATCGTCTACGGCCCGCTCGCGAACTGCACCACCGGCGTGCTCTACGAGGGCGACCCGATGCATCCCGCCCCCGACCGCCACTGGGACATCGTCGAGCGCTACGGCGTCACTCAGTACTACACGGCGCCGACGCTGATCCGCGCCTTCATCAAGGCCGGCCCCGACCATCCCGCGCGGCACGACCTGAGCTCGCTGCGGCTGCTGGGCTCGGTCGGCGAGCCGATCAACCCCGAGGCGTGGGTGTGGTACTGGAAGTACATCGGCGGCGAGCGCTGCCCGATCGTCGACACGTGGTGGCAGACCGAGACGGGCGGCATCCTGATCTCGTCGCTTCCCGGCCTCGTGACCGCCAAGCCGGGCTCGGCCACGCGGCCGTTCCCCGGCATCCGGGCGGCGGTCGTCGACGAGGGCGGCAACGAGGTCGCGAAGGGCAGCGGCGGCTACCTGGTGATCACGCGGCCGTGGCCGGGGATGTTCCGCACGCTCTACCAGGACGACGAACGCTACGTCTCGAACTACTTCTCCAAGTACGGCGCCCGCACGTACTTCCCCGGCGACGGCGCCCGCCAGGACGCGGACGGCGACTTCTGGCTGCTGGGCCGGGTCGACGACGTCATGAACGTCTCCGGGCACCGGCTCTCGACGATCGAGCTCGAGTCGACGCTGGTCGAGCACCCGGCGGTGGCCGAGGCGGCGGCGACGGCCGCGCCCGACCCGCTGACCGGCCAGACGCCCCTGTGCTTCGTGCTGCTGCGGGCCGGCCGCGAGCCGAGCGACGAGCTGGCGGCCGAGCTGCGCGAATGGATCGGCCGGAAGATCGGCAAGATCGCCCGGCCCAAGGCCGTGATCATCGTCGACGACCTGCCGAAGACGCGCTCCGGCAAGATCATGCGCCGGCTGCTGAAGGACGTCGCCGAGGGCCACGAGCTGGGCGACACGACGACGCTGCGCGACCCGGCGGTGGTGGAGGACCTCAAGCGCCAGACCGACGCGGTCTTGCGCCCCTCCGCTTAACAGCGGGGTCAGACCCCGAACGGAAGCGCAACAAATCTGCAACGGCCGACGTTCGGGGTCTGACCCCGCGCTCCATGTGAACCACGGTCAGGATGGCGATTCGCGGAGCGCACGCACCGCGAGCTGTACGGCCGTCACGACCAGCACGACCGCGAACAGGCGCTGGAGGGTGTCGTTCGGCAGGGAGTCGGCCACGATCTCGCCGAGCTTGGCCGTCGGCACCGAGGCGACGCCGATGATCACCGCGTCGCGCCATGTGACGGAGCCGTACCTCGTCTGCCGCCACGAGCCCATCAGCACCACCGGCACCATCGCGGCCAGCGACGTGGCGACGGCGACGCGGGCGGACGCGCCCAGGAAGATAAGCGTCGGCACGAACACGACCCCGCCGCCCACGCCGAAGAGCGCCGAGAGCGTCCCCGCCAGGAGGCCGAGCACCGCCGCGAGGACGTCGTGGCTCACAGGGCCAGCTTCCCGGCGCTCAGGACGAGCAGGACGGAGAAGGCCAGCACCGCGCCGCGCGGGGCGATCCGCTGGTGCACCCAGGCGCCGAGCACGGCCCCGGCCGTCGCCGGCAGGCCGATCAGCGCCGCGTCGGACCAGTCGACGTTCCCGGCCTGCGCGTGCGACCCCGCCGCGGCCACCGCCGTGAAGAGGATCGCCGCGAGCGAGGTCGCCATCGCTCGTTTGGGCGCGTAGGCGACCAGGGCAACGAGGAGGGGCACGATCACGATGCCACCGCCGATGCCCAGCACCCCGGAGAGGAACCCCGCGGCCAATCCGATGCCCACCAGGGCCAGGGTTCGCCGCGACACGACGGGTATTGTAAGCCCCGTGGACGGCAGCCTCGCCCGCCTCGTGGCGCCGCTTCGTGCGCAGCCGCGGCGCGGGGCCGTGCTCTGTGACATCGACGGCACGCTCGCGCCGATCGTGCCCGTGCCCGAGGACGCGCGCGTGCTCCCGGAGGCGCTGGCCGCCCTCGAGCTCCTTGCGTCGCGCTACGCCCTCGTCGGCTGCGTGACCGGCCGCCCGGCCGCCGAGGCGCGCACGCTCATCCCGGTCGAGGCGGTCGCGATCTCGGGCAACCACGGCCTCGAGGTGTGGCGCGACGGTGCGGTGCATCTCGCCCCGCAGGCCGAGAAGTACCTGCCCGCGATCCACGAGGCGCTCCAGGTCGTCCGCAACGACGGCCTCCTGCCCGAGCTCGGCTGCCACGTCGAGGACAAGGGCATCACGTTCACGATCCACTACCGCAACTCGCCCCGCGCCGACCACGCCCGCCGCTACCTCGAGACGCAGATCGTGCCCAAGCTCGAGCGGGCCGGCCTGGCGTACAACTTCGGCCGCATGGTGCTCGAGGTGCGGCCGCCCGTCGCCGTGGACAAGGGGGCGGCGGTCGTGCGCCTGAAGGGCCGAAAGCGGATCGACCACCTGCTCTTCGTCGGTGACGACCGCAGCGACCTGGACGCGTTCCGCGAGGCCACGATCCGCATCGCCGTCAACTCGGCGGAGGCGCCGCGGCAGCTGATCCAGGCCGCCGACGCCGTCGTCTCGGGGCCGCGCGAAGTGATCGCGATGCTGACACACCTCGCAGAGGTGGGGTGAGAAACACCACCCAGCCGCCGCGTAGCCGGGCGGCCGCGGGAGGCGTAGGCTCGAAAGAGATGCGCGGCGACACCATCATGGTCGAGGTCGAGCCGGAGGAGCTCCGCGAGACGGAGCCCGGGATCGTCGACGTCTTCGACGCCCTCGGCCGCCAGTTCTTCTGGGCCGACGTCGTGATGGTGGCGGCGCGCGACTCGGATGCGGACATCCTCGTGGGCGAGGTCGTCTTCACGCCTCCGCGCTAGCGCGATCCGGCCTTCAGCACCTTCCTGAGCTCCGGCCACGAGCGCGTGTTCACGACGCGGTCAGGCCCGGTCCAGCCGCGGCGCGCGTTCATGACGCCGTAGGGCATGTAGTCGATCGCGGCCA
It includes:
- a CDS encoding methylmalonyl-CoA mutase family protein, yielding MSERRFATPDDAHPDYARDLGDPGEFPFTRGIHRDMYAGRPWSIRQYAGFGTADETNRRFRFLIEQGQPALSTAFDLPTQMGMDSDDPMAEGEVGRVGVAIDSVRDMEEVFAGIPLDEASTSMTINAPAAALVAMYYVACERQGRDPSRIRGTAQNDVLKEYVARGTYMYPPRPSLRLAADVIEWSTTAAPRFNAISLSGYHMREAGCTAAQEMAFGVANAIAYVSAVTERGVDVDAFAPRLSWIFNTQMDFFEEIAKYRALRRLWAHVMRDRFGARDPRSMMLRTHTQTAGSALTLQQPENNIVRAAVQALAAALGGVQSMALSCFDEAIAIPTQHAQTLAVRTQQMLQNEFGITDVADPMGGSWHVEGLTDRLEREARELIGQIDDMGGAVAAIETGFYQRVIADEAYERERRVASGEDVVVGVNAFVDDTAVLPERFDVPPQLAADQRRRLETLRAERDGAAVASALAALQGAAAGTENLMPAIIAAVSAEATLGEICATLRSQFGAYRPASAAQI
- a CDS encoding MaoC family dehydratase, with the translated sequence RFGRYLEDFQVGDVYKHWPGKTITEADDHLFCMITMNHHPLHTDAHYAETETQFKKNVVVGNLVYSLVLGMSVPDVSGKAIANLEVESLKHAKPTFHGDTIYAQTTVVDVVPSRSKPDRGVVTVDTIGTNQRGDVVCEFRRKVLVPKRNPG
- a CDS encoding ABC transporter permease, with translation MNPGRFLATTGAQLRMTFRRRITLFWALLFPMILMTLLGLLFGRSINAGTIAVAPVNSPAPQAVVRVLEHTKGVTVKTASSPAEAIHQVKNGDRDAAIVFEPAAGGTFVVRLYTSNTSADQAGIIKGIVSGAADGVAVAKTGQEPALRFEPASVDSSSLSYIDFLLPGILAISIMISAVIGLSTIMVDWRQRGILRRLKLTPIPLSEFFAARITASLVVAMLQLVVLLAFGRFVFGIQISSTAWAAIPVALAGCLCFLAMGFAIGSVVSNPETGDAVSNVITNPMMFLSGTFFPVAAMPTYVQAIARVLPLYYMANGLRDTTVRGLSITHVIPDIAVLLLVTAILSVVALRSFRWEPSI
- the ribB gene encoding 3,4-dihydroxy-2-butanone-4-phosphate synthase translates to MSAAPEMPGSLARALEQLQSGGMVVVCDDPDREDEGDLCMAAELVTPEAVAFMACNARGLICVSLPEERCDELELPLMVPANDGTDATGFTVSIEAATGVTTGISAADRARTIRVAVDPATRPADLVRPGHVFPLRARRRGVLERRGQTEAAVDLTRLAGLTPGGVLCEVMNDDGTMARGRELQAFCRRHGLPVVTVEHIAGYVRSLAPAVTAV
- the ccrA gene encoding crotonyl-CoA carboxylase/reductase, whose protein sequence is MSSAGTMDAWVIRPDRLGDPMQAMQLETIDVPEPGPGEVRVRVMAAGVNYNGVWAAAGLPVSIFRYTGYDFHIAGSDASGIVDAVGPGVTRWKEGDEVVIHCNQSCGECAECNGRDPMACTRQRIWAYESNWGSFAEHCLVQAQQLLPKPPRLTWEEAASYGLTYFTAYRMLVDRARIRPGDNVLVWGAGGGLGTFAVQLCALHGANAIAVVSSDDKVGLVRELGAAAVLDRREFALADPDTGERNFDEIKRFGGAIRGLTGGVDCDVVFEHVGAATFFTSVFVCRTFGTVVICGATSGFQLDFDVRYLWMRQKSILGSHFANAYECQRANHLIAEGKIQPVLSKVFPFAECPVPHQMMKCNEHVGKMVVLVGAEREGEGRRE
- the rlmN gene encoding 23S rRNA (adenine(2503)-C(2))-methyltransferase RlmN, giving the protein MDFEKIRTILADRGEPAYRFRQVYEGATRGLAGGYGELTALPAALRERLSEVAPLHELTVTDTRESRDGTIKLGLATADGFPLEAVVMRHRNRRTACLSSQSGCPLQCTFCATGAMGLGRNLTSGEIVEQLLVLARLVRDSGAGRIGNVVMMGMGEPFLNYDAVLAACRTITDPDGYGLGARHVAISTAGWVPGIERLASEPLQLRLALSLHAPTDELRTTLMPVTKRFPLARLMRACRDYRARTGRRIFVEYLLLDGVNDSAAEAAQLARLLGVGEGFHVNLIAYNPTAAGYRGSSPDRVEAFAAELRRRGVASSYRRSHGGDIEAACGQLAVAGATARRRELRRAAVR
- a CDS encoding FAD-dependent oxidoreductase, yielding MRYEHVIVGGGLAGGMVAQEFRERGGDGSVLIVAREAHTPYHRPPLTKGYLRGEAGPDEVFMHPDEWWKEQSVDVRTGTEATALDTSAHTVTVGGDTVEYGKLVLATGATPRRLPDTVAIRTVDDSDSLAKKLDAGSGHLGVIGGGFIGVEAAASARMKGWDVTMAVPENVVWEHLFGAEVAAYFQRHLEEHGVKVHTGTRELPDGNYDVKLAGIGVTPNTQLAEAAGLTVSNGVETDEHLRADDDVWAIGDIANYQSVIHGKRMRIEHWDVALNQGSYVGRTWAGKEDGAYAVVPYFFSDLGDWTWFEYVGPGSGRVDVRGSMDSDDFVAYYLDDSDQVVACLGVNRSDDVEAAKALITEHHSAPAA
- a CDS encoding ABC transporter ATP-binding protein is translated as MDAAISVAGLTKRYGGRTVVDGVTFEVRRGESFGILGPNGAGKTTTLEMIEGLRQPDDGEITLLGEPVWPDPRRIQARIGVQLQSTSLFDMLTARELLELFAKFYLRPDAAERTRIALELVGLEAKADDYAKRLSGGQQQRLAIALALVHDPDIVFLDEPTTGLDPQARRNLWDVIRSINADQGKTVVLTTHYLEEAEQLCQRVAIMDESRIVALDTPAGLIATLDADARVSYTDTSGDHTVYVRDVQTTVLEILERAQKSGDTIENLAVRGADLEDVFMQLTGREYRE